A DNA window from Drosophila pseudoobscura strain MV-25-SWS-2005 chromosome 2, UCI_Dpse_MV25, whole genome shotgun sequence contains the following coding sequences:
- the LOC6897290 gene encoding protein arginine N-methyltransferase 1-like, with the protein MSGDQVDVSVRKLQNLTLNEEVEESVFFQTYSRLETHMDLLKDTARTMAYRDAIEQNRQLFEGKVVLDVGCGMGILSLFAAKAGASKVIGVENADIAALASQIVKDNGKENVVNVVQGLIEEVELPDGIQQVDIIVSEWMGNALYMEGMLHSVLFARDKWLRPGGLVLPNVANLWIAGACDPHRSLNNDFWNNVEGFDMSSVKIQVSHEAVVDCVASQNVLTSAYLVHTTRLESALNTPIKFRSTFELEVLRTGIIHSMILYFDVAFLEGQTETPVTLSTSPHAPWTHWEQTVLHLDNPLYVQAKERIIGGFGMFPSSENSRCMNFELGIRPKGTKGQASHFKYFNSSQKL; encoded by the exons ATGTCGGGTGACCAGGTTGATGTTTCCGTCCGCAAGTTGCAGAATCTCACGCTGAATGAGGAAGTGGAGGAGAGCGTCTTCTTTCAGACCTACTCTCGCCTGGAGACGCACATGGACCTGCTAAAGGACACAGCGCGCACCATGGCCTACCGCGATGCCATTGAACAGAACCGACAGCTCTTCGAAGGCAAGGTCGTTCTGGATGTGGGCTGCGGGATGGGgattctctcgctctttgcGGCCAAGGCGGGGGCCAGCAAGGTGATAGGAGTGGAGAACGCGGACATTGCCGCACTGGCCAGCCAGATAGTGAAGGATAATGGAAAGGAGAACGTGGTGAATGTTGTCCAGGGGCTGATCGAGGAGGTGGAGCTGCCAGATGGCATTCAGCAGGTGGACATAATTGTGTCCGAGTGGATGGG GAACGCCTTGTACATGGAGGGCATGCTGCACTCGGTGCTCTTCGCCCGCGACAAGTGGCTGCGCCCCGGAGGCCTGGTCCTGCCCAATGTGGCCAATCTGTGGATAGCCGGTGCCTGTGATCCGCATCGGTCTCTCAACAATGACTTCTGGAACAACGTGGAGGGCTTCGACATGAGCAGCGTCAAGATTCAGGTCTCCCATGAGGCGGTCGTGGACTGTGTAGCCTCCCAGAATGTGCTGACGAGCGCCTATCTCGTGCACACGACTCGCCTGGAGAGCGCCCTAAACACACCGATAAAGTTTCGCTCTACGTTTGAACTGGAGGTGCTCCGCACCGGGATAATCCATTCGATGATCTTGTACTTTGACGTGGCCTTCTTAGAGGGCCAGACGGAGACGCCCGTGACGCTTTCCACCTCGCCACATGCGCCTTGGACGCACTGGGAGCAGACCGTCCTGCACCTGGACAATCCCCTTTATGTCCAGGCCAAAGAACGGATCATCGGCGGGTTCGGGATGTTCCCCAGCTCGGAGAACAGTCGCTGCATGAACTTCGAGCTGGGCATCCGACCCAAGGGAACCAAGGGCCAGGCGTCGCACTTCAAGTACTTTAACTCCTCTCAGAAGCTGTAG
- the LOC6897291 gene encoding protein arginine N-methyltransferase 1-like yields the protein MKCDVIPVEDYDLLELAQRELGFERIPEEQIEDEPFLDLDYLDENQDHTYSGNEEDYSEQQDPDGLSEDNRDIEPQDTQNDTLDMVMDQKSAVALCKFINRNLNLFTNKIVLDVGCCCGILSQYCIQAGASLVIATGNECAAEYVMVNATAHGYGNVFVPMKGPISEIELPFGLTHVDVIVSEWIGHSVFVGSRFKDVLYARDKWLVKGGLIFPNIGKLYMSGLYDNPIKYTEGYQDDTIEDDQDNRTHSADADNSDWEDDEEDDRPMPTLLEAHVGPVDVISEKFLLKSVDLYTAQADEDCFNTPFKLRILEDGILIAFALHSEIWVSVPKQKAKRLFSTGPMHPVTYLKQTVLILERQRTVVKDTLLKGVFGIYHNQIRRRGVEFSLGLRGGDFDPDLEPKTDSGTEEYDFYSGIESLGLLFGEEPMAEPNFEVDLDSGAESHTVPEF from the exons ATGAAGTGTGATGTTATTCCCGTCGAAGATTATGATCTATTGGAGCTGGCCCAGAGAGAACTGGGCTTTGAAAGGATCCCGGAGGAGCAAATCGAAGATGAACCTTTTTTAGATTTGGATTATTTAGATGAGAATCAGGACCATACATATTCGGGGAATGAAGAGGATTATTCAGAGCAGCAGGATCCTGATGGGCTTTCGGAAGACAATAGGGACATCGAACCGCAGGACACACAGAATGATACGCTAGATATGGTGATGGATCAAAAGTCTGCAGTCGCCCTATGCAAGTTTATTAACCGCAACTTGAATCTATTCACCAACAAG ATTGTCTTGGACgtaggctgctgctgcggcatcCTCAGTCAGTATTGCATCCAGGCTGGGGCTTCGCTGGTCATTGCCACGGGCAATGAGTGTGCTGCTGAATATGTAATGGTGAATGCCACCGCTCATGGATATGGCAATGTGTTCGTGCCGATGAAGGGTCCCATTTCCGAGATCGAGCTGCCCTTTGGCCTGACTCATGTTGATGTTATAGTCTCCGAGTGGATTGG GCATTCGGTCTTCGTGGGCTCGCGGTTCAAGGATGTTCTCTATGCCCGGGACAAGTGGCTGGTAAAGGGCGGCCTAATCTTTCCGAATATTGGAAAGCTTTATATGAGCGGCCTTTATGATAATCCTATCAAATACACGGAAGGTTATCAGGACGACACAATTGAAGACGACCAGGACAATCGCACTCActctgctgatgctgacaATTCCGATTGGGAAGACGATGAAGAAGACGATAGGCCAATGCCAACTTTATTAGAGGCTCATGTAGGCCCGGTGGATGTCATCTCCGAGAAGTTTCTCCTTAAGTCTGTCGATCTCTACACGGCCCAGGCGGACGAGGATTGCTTCAATACGCCCTTCAAACTGCGGATTCTGGAGGACGGGATACTCATAGCTTTTGCACTGCACTCCGAGATTTGGGTGTCCGTGCCCAAACAGAAGGCTAAGCGATTGTTCTCCACTGGGCCCATGCACCCCGTAACCTATCTGAAGCAGACGGTTTTGATACTGGAGAGACAACGTACTGTTGTGAAGGATACGCTACTGAAAGGTGTTTTCGGCATATACCACAATCAAATCCGACGTCGCGGCGTTGAGTTCTCCCTGGGGTTAAGAGGGGGCGACTTTGATCCAGACTTAGAGCCCAAGACAGATTCAGGCACAGAAGAGTACGATTTTTATTCAGGGATTGAGTCCCTGGGATTATTGTTCGGCGAGGAGCCAATGGCAGAACCAAATTTTGAAGTAGATCTCGACTCTGGGGCAGAGTCGCACACAGTGCCAGAGTTTTAG